The following coding sequences lie in one Phragmites australis chromosome 8, lpPhrAust1.1, whole genome shotgun sequence genomic window:
- the LOC133927006 gene encoding uncharacterized protein LOC133927006 isoform X3, which translates to MDVDGGGRLMSPATEEETVARRRSRRVSFADTTAVRVFDRDEDFETAPEERSASPSPGRSSSVEREREDGDDTEEEFLRPPVFFPREVDSSSPGSGAGSVASTDDENFFGPVSASFIQTGRPSDSGISEDDNHDITLDSRTFSLHFRNIDPPDDCTANSAGSLRTPNTAPKGPLEELNVSEPGRKSSSGRDALTDMSLLTGNPRTYDYGKLSPTLNNVIQKIKVEQRKSPKAAVADVNPNRVLTLAASENEHREENSCIGNSISSDELGTVHIAEESISVRNPVSISTDPIQEDNVMIIDGHEKSKENCKHDHMVVYPGVNNAVEPPVLLSTPYKSFTSNVDLQPPLLYQSLSKDQPSGSNGTTSASSMSNVDLKPPLLDQPLSKDQPPGTNHITKASQLSSAAPAFSLKDAEQLHQQNEVMDTEIIVHTLRTVGQPLQFPQGSISSLRSKRQKLFSPNPLSNSKVASQEACSLGSEFVEHGKRISALENVLKIRRLQESPAASRLPLVKRNELDLQTNDIFSNAEDHDSILFVSSNSVPQRQLKKTDGGGKKRSAKENGRAVQERPEETAKAARSPRKSRKQLTCVSQSSYIGEERQNDAHDNGQLVNVDWNKVVCIISNATEQVFSASISKLNLEQLDMLGDKLDEIQMARKYKRLSTAVRIRIFCGDQQKRLAEAISLHDKLLYEKAKLQINNMKLAKIRNKAQLCQVGIQECRSLKSKISGAAQMKDASLHAATLINANDRQEGLAIVTKKRLELNSIHQKVQNLRSSLECFLSIKGDISCDSVMRSAEEQLEMRKQCCVIHQQAGLWELNDAVKRDSKRDVILNYRNLLFQRIILNISDRSSIFVNNSLNGTKIGQTFPNLDASVAFNFVFKAEENHRVSDLRSLQKKTTETSLLLGNLIDVLEEIKFAKIELLNLTSVAFVLEPQTCQLALRLCFMNFKSGKRIAFTIDMSDLNRSVYPSEPSELLIKVCEAQTTLAQPSIYKTMVSIRNLQPGRTMILRLCRMVSQLIHSLPG; encoded by the exons ATGGacgtcgacggcggcggccgccttATGTCGCCGGCGACGGAGGAGGAAACGGTCGCGCGAAGGCGCTCCCGCCGCGTGAGCTTCGCGGATACCACCGCGGTGCGCGTGTTCGACCGCGACGAGGACTTCGAGACGGCTCCCGAGGAGCGCTCCGCGTCCCCCTCCCCCGGGAGGTCCTCCTCGGtggagcgggagcgggaagacggGGACGATACGGAGGAGGAGTTCCTGCGGCCCCCGGTTTTCTTCCCGCGGGAGGTCGACTCGTCGTCCCCCGGCAGCGGCGCCGGATCCGTCGCCTCCACTGATG ATGAGAACTTCTTTGGACCTGTATCAGCAAGCTTTATTCAAACAGGAAGACCATCGGATTCTGGAATATCTGAGGATGACAACCATGATATAACTTTAGATTCCAGGACATTCTCTTTGCATTTTCGCAATATTGATCCTCCAGATGACTGTACAGCCAACTCAGCTGGAAGTTTAAGGACACCTAATACGGCACCTAAGGGACCCCTAGAGGAACTGAATGTATCTGAGCCTGGAAGAAAATCAAGTAGTGGTCGAGATGCATTGACTGACATGAGTCTGTTAACTGGTAACCCTAGAACTTATGATTATGGTAAGCTATCACCCACGTTGAACAATGTAATACAGAAGATAAAAGTCGAACAGAGAAAGTCTCCTAAAGCTGCCGTTGCTGATGTAAATCCTAATCGTGTTTTAACTTTGGCTGCATCTGAGAATGAACACAGAGAAGAGAATTCATGCATTGGCAATAGTATATCTTCTGATGAGCTGGGTACTGTTCATATTGCCGAGGAGAGCATTTCCGTGAGAAATCCAGTTTCAATCAGCACTGATCCAATTCAAGAAGATAATGTGATGATAATTGATGGTCATGAGAAATCTAAG GAAAACTGCAAGCATGATCACATGGTTGTTTACCCTGGTGTCAACAATGCTGTAGAACCTCCTGTATTGCTCTCAACACCATATAAATCCTTCACGAGTAACGTTGACCTTCAACCCCCTCTCTTGTATCAATCATTGTCGAAAGATCAACCATCTGGATCAAATGGCACCACAAGTGCTTCCTCCATGAGTAATGTCGACTTGAAACCCCCTCTCTTGGATCAACCATTGTCTAAAGACCAACCACCTGGAACAAATCACATTACAAAAGCTTCCCAATTGTCCAGTGCAGCTCCTGCCTTTTCTCTGAAGGATGCTGAGCAGCTGCACCAACAAAATGAAGTGATGGATACAGAAATCATTGTACATACTCTGAGAACTGTAGGTCAGCCATTGCAATTTCCACAAGGCTCTATATCCTCCCTACGCTCAAAAAGACAGAAACTCTTCAGTCCTAATCCTCTATCCAATAGTAAAGTGGCAAGCCAGGAGGCTTGTTCTTTGGGTAGCGAGTTTGTTGAACATGGCAAGAGAATTTCTGCTCTGGAAAATGTACTGAAAATCAGGAGGCTTCAAGAATCACCTGCAGCTTCACGATTACCACTGGTCAAGAGGAATGAACTTGATCTTCAAACAAATGACATATTCAGCAACGCTGAAGATCACGATTCCATCTTATTTGTTTCTTCTAATTCTGTTCCGCAACGACAATTGAAGAAAACCG ATGGTGGTGGAAAAAAGAGAAGTGCTAAAGAAAATGGTCGTGCTGTGCAAGAGCGTCCTGAGGAAACAGCTAAGGCAGCAAGAAGTCCtagaaaatcaagaaaacagCTTACTTGTGTATCTCAGTCTTCTTATATAGGTGAAGAAAGACAGAATGATGCTCATGATAATGGGCAGTTAGTAAATGTTGACTGGAACAAG GTAGTATGTATCATCTCTAATGCCACGGAGCAAGTTTTCTCAGCATCTATAAGTAAGCTTAATTTAGAACAG CTTGATATGCTAGGCGATAAGCTGGATGAGATTCAGATGGCTAGAAAATATAAAAGGCTTTCTACTGCTGTG AGGATCCGAATTTTCTGTGGTGATCAGCAAAAGAG ACTAGCGGAGGCAATATCTCTCCATGACAAGCTTTTATACGAAAAGGCAAAGTTACAAATAAATAATATGAAGCTGGCTAAAATCCGA AATAAAGCTCAGCTATGTCAAGTTGGAATTCAAGAGTGCCGCTCTCTGAAATCTAAGATTTCAGGTGCTGCACAAATGAAGGATGCTTCTCTTCATGCAGCAACTTTGATCAATGCCAATGATAGACAG GAAGGGCTTGCTATTGTAACTAAAAAGAGGCTTGAACTCAACAGTATTCATCAGAAGGTGCAGAACTTAAGGAGTTCCCTCGAATGCTTTCTCAGTATTAAAGGTGACATTAGCTGTGATAGTGTTATGAGGTCTGctgaggagcagttggagatgagAAAACAGTGTTGCGTCATTCACCAGCAAGCAGGG CTCTGGGAGCTGAATGATGCAGTTAAAAGAGACAGCAAGCGTGATGTCATCCTCAACTATCGCAATTTGTTGTTCCAAAG GATCATCTTAAACATCAGCGATAGGTCTAGCATATTTGTGAATAATTCACTAAATGGAACCAAAATAGGACAG ACATTTCCAAATTTGGATGCATCTGTGgctttcaattttgttttcaaagCTGAGGAGAACCACAGAGTTAGTGATTTACGATCCTTGCAGAAGAAGACAACG GAGACAAGTTTGCTTCTGGGTAATCTTATTGATGTTCTAGAAGAAATCAAGTTTGCTAAAATTGAGTTACTGAATCTGACCTCCGTTGCTTTTGTTTTGGAGCCCCAGACAT GTCAACTTGCCCTCCGTCTGTGCTTCATGAATTTCAAGAGTGGCAAAAGGATTGCTTTCACCATTGACATGTCAGACTTGAACCG CTCAGTCTATCCTTCTGAGCCATCTGAGCTGCTGATTAAGGTTTGTGAAGCGCAGACAACGCTAGCACAGCCAAGCATATACAAGACTATGGTTTCTATAAGGAACCTTCAACCAGGTCGCACCATGATACTAAGGCTGTGCCGAATGGTGTCTCAGCTAATCCATTCGTTACCAGGCTGA
- the LOC133927006 gene encoding uncharacterized protein LOC133927006 isoform X1: MDVDGGGRLMSPATEEETVARRRSRRVSFADTTAVRVFDRDEDFETAPEERSASPSPGRSSSVEREREDGDDTEEEFLRPPVFFPREVDSSSPGSGAGSVASTDDENFFGPVSASFIQTGRPSDSGISEDDNHDITLDSRTFSLHFRNIDPPDDCTANSAGSLRTPNTAPKGPLEELNVSEPGRKSSSGRDALTDMSLLTGNPRTYDYGKLSPTLNNVIQKIKVEQRKSPKAAVADVNPNRVLTLAASENEHREENSCIGNSISSDELGTVHIAEESISVRNPVSISTDPIQEDNVMIIDGHEKSKENCKHDHMVVYPGVNNAVEPPVLLSTPYKSFTSNVDLQPPLLYQSLSKDQPSGSNGTTSASSMSNVDLKPPLLDQPLSKDQPPGTNHITKASQLSSAAPAFSLKDAEQLHQQNEVMDTEIIVHTLRTVGQPLQFPQGSISSLRSKRQKLFSPNPLSNSKVASQEACSLGSEFVEHGKRISALENVLKIRRLQESPAASRLPLVKRNELDLQTNDIFSNAEDHDSILFVSSNSVPQRQLKKTGESFILGIPPRQGLNEATKVLDTSCDVLTLDSQPSHECNSLLDLDGGGKKRSAKENGRAVQERPEETAKAARSPRKSRKQLTCVSQSSYIGEERQNDAHDNGQLVNVDWNKVVCIISNATEQVFSASISKLNLEQLDMLGDKLDEIQMARKYKRLSTAVRIRIFCGDQQKRLAEAISLHDKLLYEKAKLQINNMKLAKIRNKAQLCQVGIQECRSLKSKISGAAQMKDASLHAATLINANDRQEGLAIVTKKRLELNSIHQKVQNLRSSLECFLSIKGDISCDSVMRSAEEQLEMRKQCCVIHQQAGLWELNDAVKRDSKRDVILNYRNLLFQRIILNISDRSSIFVNNSLNGTKIGQTFPNLDASVAFNFVFKAEENHRVSDLRSLQKKTTETSLLLGNLIDVLEEIKFAKIELLNLTSVAFVLEPQTCQLALRLCFMNFKSGKRIAFTIDMSDLNRSVYPSEPSELLIKVCEAQTTLAQPSIYKTMVSIRNLQPGRTMILRLCRMVSQLIHSLPG, translated from the exons ATGGacgtcgacggcggcggccgccttATGTCGCCGGCGACGGAGGAGGAAACGGTCGCGCGAAGGCGCTCCCGCCGCGTGAGCTTCGCGGATACCACCGCGGTGCGCGTGTTCGACCGCGACGAGGACTTCGAGACGGCTCCCGAGGAGCGCTCCGCGTCCCCCTCCCCCGGGAGGTCCTCCTCGGtggagcgggagcgggaagacggGGACGATACGGAGGAGGAGTTCCTGCGGCCCCCGGTTTTCTTCCCGCGGGAGGTCGACTCGTCGTCCCCCGGCAGCGGCGCCGGATCCGTCGCCTCCACTGATG ATGAGAACTTCTTTGGACCTGTATCAGCAAGCTTTATTCAAACAGGAAGACCATCGGATTCTGGAATATCTGAGGATGACAACCATGATATAACTTTAGATTCCAGGACATTCTCTTTGCATTTTCGCAATATTGATCCTCCAGATGACTGTACAGCCAACTCAGCTGGAAGTTTAAGGACACCTAATACGGCACCTAAGGGACCCCTAGAGGAACTGAATGTATCTGAGCCTGGAAGAAAATCAAGTAGTGGTCGAGATGCATTGACTGACATGAGTCTGTTAACTGGTAACCCTAGAACTTATGATTATGGTAAGCTATCACCCACGTTGAACAATGTAATACAGAAGATAAAAGTCGAACAGAGAAAGTCTCCTAAAGCTGCCGTTGCTGATGTAAATCCTAATCGTGTTTTAACTTTGGCTGCATCTGAGAATGAACACAGAGAAGAGAATTCATGCATTGGCAATAGTATATCTTCTGATGAGCTGGGTACTGTTCATATTGCCGAGGAGAGCATTTCCGTGAGAAATCCAGTTTCAATCAGCACTGATCCAATTCAAGAAGATAATGTGATGATAATTGATGGTCATGAGAAATCTAAG GAAAACTGCAAGCATGATCACATGGTTGTTTACCCTGGTGTCAACAATGCTGTAGAACCTCCTGTATTGCTCTCAACACCATATAAATCCTTCACGAGTAACGTTGACCTTCAACCCCCTCTCTTGTATCAATCATTGTCGAAAGATCAACCATCTGGATCAAATGGCACCACAAGTGCTTCCTCCATGAGTAATGTCGACTTGAAACCCCCTCTCTTGGATCAACCATTGTCTAAAGACCAACCACCTGGAACAAATCACATTACAAAAGCTTCCCAATTGTCCAGTGCAGCTCCTGCCTTTTCTCTGAAGGATGCTGAGCAGCTGCACCAACAAAATGAAGTGATGGATACAGAAATCATTGTACATACTCTGAGAACTGTAGGTCAGCCATTGCAATTTCCACAAGGCTCTATATCCTCCCTACGCTCAAAAAGACAGAAACTCTTCAGTCCTAATCCTCTATCCAATAGTAAAGTGGCAAGCCAGGAGGCTTGTTCTTTGGGTAGCGAGTTTGTTGAACATGGCAAGAGAATTTCTGCTCTGGAAAATGTACTGAAAATCAGGAGGCTTCAAGAATCACCTGCAGCTTCACGATTACCACTGGTCAAGAGGAATGAACTTGATCTTCAAACAAATGACATATTCAGCAACGCTGAAGATCACGATTCCATCTTATTTGTTTCTTCTAATTCTGTTCCGCAACGACAATTGAAGAAAACCGGTGAGTCTTTTATTCTAGGCATTCCTCCGAGACAGGGGCTAAATGAGGCCACTAAGGTTCTGGATACTTCATGTGATGTCCTTACTTTGGATAGCCAACCTAGTCACGAATGCAATTCTCTTCTGGATTTAGATGGTGGTGGAAAAAAGAGAAGTGCTAAAGAAAATGGTCGTGCTGTGCAAGAGCGTCCTGAGGAAACAGCTAAGGCAGCAAGAAGTCCtagaaaatcaagaaaacagCTTACTTGTGTATCTCAGTCTTCTTATATAGGTGAAGAAAGACAGAATGATGCTCATGATAATGGGCAGTTAGTAAATGTTGACTGGAACAAG GTAGTATGTATCATCTCTAATGCCACGGAGCAAGTTTTCTCAGCATCTATAAGTAAGCTTAATTTAGAACAG CTTGATATGCTAGGCGATAAGCTGGATGAGATTCAGATGGCTAGAAAATATAAAAGGCTTTCTACTGCTGTG AGGATCCGAATTTTCTGTGGTGATCAGCAAAAGAG ACTAGCGGAGGCAATATCTCTCCATGACAAGCTTTTATACGAAAAGGCAAAGTTACAAATAAATAATATGAAGCTGGCTAAAATCCGA AATAAAGCTCAGCTATGTCAAGTTGGAATTCAAGAGTGCCGCTCTCTGAAATCTAAGATTTCAGGTGCTGCACAAATGAAGGATGCTTCTCTTCATGCAGCAACTTTGATCAATGCCAATGATAGACAG GAAGGGCTTGCTATTGTAACTAAAAAGAGGCTTGAACTCAACAGTATTCATCAGAAGGTGCAGAACTTAAGGAGTTCCCTCGAATGCTTTCTCAGTATTAAAGGTGACATTAGCTGTGATAGTGTTATGAGGTCTGctgaggagcagttggagatgagAAAACAGTGTTGCGTCATTCACCAGCAAGCAGGG CTCTGGGAGCTGAATGATGCAGTTAAAAGAGACAGCAAGCGTGATGTCATCCTCAACTATCGCAATTTGTTGTTCCAAAG GATCATCTTAAACATCAGCGATAGGTCTAGCATATTTGTGAATAATTCACTAAATGGAACCAAAATAGGACAG ACATTTCCAAATTTGGATGCATCTGTGgctttcaattttgttttcaaagCTGAGGAGAACCACAGAGTTAGTGATTTACGATCCTTGCAGAAGAAGACAACG GAGACAAGTTTGCTTCTGGGTAATCTTATTGATGTTCTAGAAGAAATCAAGTTTGCTAAAATTGAGTTACTGAATCTGACCTCCGTTGCTTTTGTTTTGGAGCCCCAGACAT GTCAACTTGCCCTCCGTCTGTGCTTCATGAATTTCAAGAGTGGCAAAAGGATTGCTTTCACCATTGACATGTCAGACTTGAACCG CTCAGTCTATCCTTCTGAGCCATCTGAGCTGCTGATTAAGGTTTGTGAAGCGCAGACAACGCTAGCACAGCCAAGCATATACAAGACTATGGTTTCTATAAGGAACCTTCAACCAGGTCGCACCATGATACTAAGGCTGTGCCGAATGGTGTCTCAGCTAATCCATTCGTTACCAGGCTGA
- the LOC133927006 gene encoding uncharacterized protein LOC133927006 isoform X2, translated as MDVDGGGRLMSPATEEETVARRRSRRVSFADTTAVRVFDRDEDFETAPEERSASPSPGRSSSVEREREDGDDTEEEFLRPPVFFPREVDSSSPGSGAGSVASTDDENFFGPVSASFIQTGRPSDSGISEDDNHDITLDSRTFSLHFRNIDPPDDCTANSAGSLRTPNTAPKGPLEELNVSEPGRKSSSGRDALTDMSLLTGNPRTYDYGKLSPTLNNVIQKIKVEQRKSPKAAVADVNPNRVLTLAASENEHREENSCIGNSISSDELGTVHIAEESISVRNPVSISTDPIQEDNVMIIDGHEKSKENCKHDHMVVYPGVNNAVEPPVLLSTPYKSFTSNVDLQPPLLYQSLSKDQPSGSNGTTSASSMSNVDLKPPLLDQPLSKDQPPGTNHITKASQLSSAAPAFSLKDAEQLHQQNEVMDTEIIVHTLRTVGQPLQFPQGSISSLRSKRQKLFSPNPLSNSKVASQEACSLGSEFVEHGKRISALENVLKIRRLQESPAASRLPLVKRNELDLQTNDIFSNAEDHDSILFVSSNSVPQRQLKKTGESFILGIPPRQGLNEATKVLDTSCDVLTLDSQPSHECNSLLDLDGGGKKRSAKENGRAVQERPEETAKAARSPRKSRKQLTCVSQSSYIGEERQNDAHDNGQLVNVDWNKVVCIISNATEQVFSASISKLNLEQLDMLGDKLDEIQMARKYKRLSTAVRIRIFCGDQQKRLAEAISLHDKLLYEKAKLQINNMKLAKIRNKAQLCQVGIQECRSLKSKISGAAQMKDASLHAATLINANDRQEGLAIVTKKRLELNSIHQKVQNLRSSLECFLSIKGDISCDSVMRSAEEQLEMRKQCCVIHQQAGLWELNDAVKRDSKRDVILNYRNLLFQRIILNISDRSSIFVNNSLNGTKIGQTFPNLDASVAFNFVFKAEENHRVSDLRSLQKKTTETSLLLGQLALRLCFMNFKSGKRIAFTIDMSDLNRSVYPSEPSELLIKVCEAQTTLAQPSIYKTMVSIRNLQPGRTMILRLCRMVSQLIHSLPG; from the exons ATGGacgtcgacggcggcggccgccttATGTCGCCGGCGACGGAGGAGGAAACGGTCGCGCGAAGGCGCTCCCGCCGCGTGAGCTTCGCGGATACCACCGCGGTGCGCGTGTTCGACCGCGACGAGGACTTCGAGACGGCTCCCGAGGAGCGCTCCGCGTCCCCCTCCCCCGGGAGGTCCTCCTCGGtggagcgggagcgggaagacggGGACGATACGGAGGAGGAGTTCCTGCGGCCCCCGGTTTTCTTCCCGCGGGAGGTCGACTCGTCGTCCCCCGGCAGCGGCGCCGGATCCGTCGCCTCCACTGATG ATGAGAACTTCTTTGGACCTGTATCAGCAAGCTTTATTCAAACAGGAAGACCATCGGATTCTGGAATATCTGAGGATGACAACCATGATATAACTTTAGATTCCAGGACATTCTCTTTGCATTTTCGCAATATTGATCCTCCAGATGACTGTACAGCCAACTCAGCTGGAAGTTTAAGGACACCTAATACGGCACCTAAGGGACCCCTAGAGGAACTGAATGTATCTGAGCCTGGAAGAAAATCAAGTAGTGGTCGAGATGCATTGACTGACATGAGTCTGTTAACTGGTAACCCTAGAACTTATGATTATGGTAAGCTATCACCCACGTTGAACAATGTAATACAGAAGATAAAAGTCGAACAGAGAAAGTCTCCTAAAGCTGCCGTTGCTGATGTAAATCCTAATCGTGTTTTAACTTTGGCTGCATCTGAGAATGAACACAGAGAAGAGAATTCATGCATTGGCAATAGTATATCTTCTGATGAGCTGGGTACTGTTCATATTGCCGAGGAGAGCATTTCCGTGAGAAATCCAGTTTCAATCAGCACTGATCCAATTCAAGAAGATAATGTGATGATAATTGATGGTCATGAGAAATCTAAG GAAAACTGCAAGCATGATCACATGGTTGTTTACCCTGGTGTCAACAATGCTGTAGAACCTCCTGTATTGCTCTCAACACCATATAAATCCTTCACGAGTAACGTTGACCTTCAACCCCCTCTCTTGTATCAATCATTGTCGAAAGATCAACCATCTGGATCAAATGGCACCACAAGTGCTTCCTCCATGAGTAATGTCGACTTGAAACCCCCTCTCTTGGATCAACCATTGTCTAAAGACCAACCACCTGGAACAAATCACATTACAAAAGCTTCCCAATTGTCCAGTGCAGCTCCTGCCTTTTCTCTGAAGGATGCTGAGCAGCTGCACCAACAAAATGAAGTGATGGATACAGAAATCATTGTACATACTCTGAGAACTGTAGGTCAGCCATTGCAATTTCCACAAGGCTCTATATCCTCCCTACGCTCAAAAAGACAGAAACTCTTCAGTCCTAATCCTCTATCCAATAGTAAAGTGGCAAGCCAGGAGGCTTGTTCTTTGGGTAGCGAGTTTGTTGAACATGGCAAGAGAATTTCTGCTCTGGAAAATGTACTGAAAATCAGGAGGCTTCAAGAATCACCTGCAGCTTCACGATTACCACTGGTCAAGAGGAATGAACTTGATCTTCAAACAAATGACATATTCAGCAACGCTGAAGATCACGATTCCATCTTATTTGTTTCTTCTAATTCTGTTCCGCAACGACAATTGAAGAAAACCGGTGAGTCTTTTATTCTAGGCATTCCTCCGAGACAGGGGCTAAATGAGGCCACTAAGGTTCTGGATACTTCATGTGATGTCCTTACTTTGGATAGCCAACCTAGTCACGAATGCAATTCTCTTCTGGATTTAGATGGTGGTGGAAAAAAGAGAAGTGCTAAAGAAAATGGTCGTGCTGTGCAAGAGCGTCCTGAGGAAACAGCTAAGGCAGCAAGAAGTCCtagaaaatcaagaaaacagCTTACTTGTGTATCTCAGTCTTCTTATATAGGTGAAGAAAGACAGAATGATGCTCATGATAATGGGCAGTTAGTAAATGTTGACTGGAACAAG GTAGTATGTATCATCTCTAATGCCACGGAGCAAGTTTTCTCAGCATCTATAAGTAAGCTTAATTTAGAACAG CTTGATATGCTAGGCGATAAGCTGGATGAGATTCAGATGGCTAGAAAATATAAAAGGCTTTCTACTGCTGTG AGGATCCGAATTTTCTGTGGTGATCAGCAAAAGAG ACTAGCGGAGGCAATATCTCTCCATGACAAGCTTTTATACGAAAAGGCAAAGTTACAAATAAATAATATGAAGCTGGCTAAAATCCGA AATAAAGCTCAGCTATGTCAAGTTGGAATTCAAGAGTGCCGCTCTCTGAAATCTAAGATTTCAGGTGCTGCACAAATGAAGGATGCTTCTCTTCATGCAGCAACTTTGATCAATGCCAATGATAGACAG GAAGGGCTTGCTATTGTAACTAAAAAGAGGCTTGAACTCAACAGTATTCATCAGAAGGTGCAGAACTTAAGGAGTTCCCTCGAATGCTTTCTCAGTATTAAAGGTGACATTAGCTGTGATAGTGTTATGAGGTCTGctgaggagcagttggagatgagAAAACAGTGTTGCGTCATTCACCAGCAAGCAGGG CTCTGGGAGCTGAATGATGCAGTTAAAAGAGACAGCAAGCGTGATGTCATCCTCAACTATCGCAATTTGTTGTTCCAAAG GATCATCTTAAACATCAGCGATAGGTCTAGCATATTTGTGAATAATTCACTAAATGGAACCAAAATAGGACAG ACATTTCCAAATTTGGATGCATCTGTGgctttcaattttgttttcaaagCTGAGGAGAACCACAGAGTTAGTGATTTACGATCCTTGCAGAAGAAGACAACG GAGACAAGTTTGCTTCTGG GTCAACTTGCCCTCCGTCTGTGCTTCATGAATTTCAAGAGTGGCAAAAGGATTGCTTTCACCATTGACATGTCAGACTTGAACCG CTCAGTCTATCCTTCTGAGCCATCTGAGCTGCTGATTAAGGTTTGTGAAGCGCAGACAACGCTAGCACAGCCAAGCATATACAAGACTATGGTTTCTATAAGGAACCTTCAACCAGGTCGCACCATGATACTAAGGCTGTGCCGAATGGTGTCTCAGCTAATCCATTCGTTACCAGGCTGA